Proteins encoded together in one Procambarus clarkii isolate CNS0578487 chromosome 71, FALCON_Pclarkii_2.0, whole genome shotgun sequence window:
- the omd gene encoding integrator complex subunit 5, which yields MVVTGPMEAGHGINMDGGGRGISTTVLLTELDRFLNLALTTSDKRSHGGRRDAISEGEEQTTAETALFLLRNLPPARPAALAFLAHTLSRQVSSHMRGYSAGDSSRKTENADDGLSGQLESLLGDLLESTPGVWGPLVSQWAVEQLGRWSVEFANTVVGRGDATLEEVVAGWLSCSPARTLASLTVVCVAHDPDTAVAALLDASAASGPALDWLVAHVGCSFPATVISRVLALGLRSFATCHGRPPEHQLASVNKILSHLADRHLPDIRRSLHAILLRTFNGASDPETKASVPFLLCLAVTSRSRAVLAALTSGLDTLLMPSDHLAALAVQVGWWVPKYFTSHSQLQEMVVHLVLDTGGSAAPSLLRLLLQGAASAAKLPPAVASAVNNILQGVVGEICMVTYMRRNAGSNRIHIPFLVGLRGGGLDGSDVGMAVGGKAISPVAGLVEETLANPGCQAVIGHLKQLITLVVVQQGPATATTTLGHLLHCRTQDGTVGHQQILSAVITALMLNQVVQHAPNSPLSTALAGALQPQTESSTILTSLNCLETLLCRGRKEKLHIHPTLTEAILINIPLLAELINNPALGTAAVQVLCQLPLKKPIPVGHILSLSHATIFYFFSSLHESSVTKKVCNIGRCQRVLSQLAHSSLALNHIIRLLVEGVFRPECAHLFGAQKEAHLDFKNIPGEMLIQANRQFNSWVKVPQSHTSIFHMGIIGNGRPVQHHQYTTLPPDIVRLHTQLLLNTLSICCSSQGNGEGASTVALLLVELISPDIMFNGFPWPEEYIKFTFERDLAIKKTFEDFPIAWSLLEFVATYRAALSYCSVLVRALTAALTAFWNTCPLSRAKQAPEALYATRYLLDVMVTAQFLPGPLGVLPQMVDNLAPFELVCILQDVWMYMRDHTPSPDRWLELPSGHHQRTSDPPMGSCYTERIQRIIQSNVATLGHLMTFMVNAGV from the exons ATGGTGGTGACCGGTCCAATGGAAGCCGGTCATGGCATAAACATGGATGGGGGTGGGCGGGGCATCTCAACCACCGTGTTGTTGACAGAATTAGACCGCTTCCTGAATCTGGCTTTGACAACTTCTGACAAGAGAAGCCATGGTGGAAGAAGAGATGCCATCAGTGAGGGAGAAGAACAGACGACTGCAGAAACTGCACTCTTCCTCTTGCGTAACTTGCCTCCAGCACGACCTGCAGCTCTGGCATTTTTGGCGCATACATTGTCCAGACAG GTATCGTCTCACATGCGAGGATACAGTGCTGGAGATAGTTCTCGAAAAACTGAGAATGCAGATGATGGACTCTCTGGACAACTTGAAAGCTTGTTAGGAGACCTTTTGGAATCCACTCCAGGGGTCTGGGGACCTCTTGTTAGTCAATGGGCTGTAGAACAGCTGGGGCGATGGTccgtcgagtttgctaacacagtaGTGGGTAGAGGCGATGCTACCCTGGAAGAGGTAGTTGCTGGTTGGCTGTCGTGTAGCCCTGCACGTACTTTAGCTTCTCTCACTGTGGTGTGCGTGGCTCATGATCCAGACACTGCTGTTGCCGCTCTTCTTGATGCAAGTGCTGCTAGTGGACCAGCCCTTGATTGGCTAGTAGCACATGTTGGCTGTTCCTTCCCAGCTACTGTCATAAGTCGAGTGCTGGCTCTAGGTCTCCGAAGTTTTGCAACTTGTCATGGTCGACCACCTGAGCACCAGCTGGCTAGCGTTAACAAGATCCTAAGTCACTTGGCAGATCGTCATTTGCCAGATATTCGGCGGAGTTTACATGCAATTTTGCTCCGTACCTTTAATGGAGCATCAGATCCTGAAACAAAGGCATCAGTTCCATTTTTGTTGTGCCTAGCTGTAACCAGTAGATCAAGGGCAGTGTTGGCTGCTCTCACTTCTGGTTTAGATACACTCTTGATGCCAAGTGACCATCTTGCAGCACTGGCTGTTCAAGTAGGATGGTGGGTTCCAAAATACTTTACATCACATAGCCAACTACAAGAAATGGTGGTTCACTTAGTATTGGATACAGGTGGATCTGCTGCACCATCTCTTCTGCGCCTTCTGCTACAGGGTGCAGCATCCGCTGCAAAATTACCCCCAGCTGTTGCTTCTGCTGTTAATAATATATTGCAAGGTGTGGTTGGAGAGATATGCATGGTTACCTACATGAGGAGAAATGCCGGGTCTAATCGTATTCACATACCATTCCTGGTGGGTCTTCGAGGAGGTGGGTTAGATGGAAGTGATGTGGGAATGGCAGTAGGTGGTAAAGCCATATCTCCTGTTGCTGGACTTGTAGAGGAAACCTTAGCAAATCCTGGTTGCCAAGCTGTAATTGGTCATTTAAAGCAGTTGATCACACTAGTAGTAGTACAACAAGGACCTGCAACAGCTACCACCACGCTCGGTCATTTGTTACATTGTCGCACTCAAGATGGAACAGTTGGCCACCAGCAAATTCTCTCGGCTGTCATCACAGCTCTAATGCTAAATCAGGTTGTCCAACATGCACCAAACTCACCACTGTCCACTGCACTTGCCGGGGCACTTCAACCTCAAACTGAGTCTTCTACTATCCTGACTTCACTGAATTGTTTGGAGACCTTACTTTGTCGAGGACGTAAGGAAAAATTGCACATTCATCCAACACTTACAGAGGCCATTTTGATAAATATTCCTCTGTTAGCTGAACTTATTAATAATCCAGCTCTTGGCACAGCTGCTGTGCAAGTGCTTTGCCAATTGCCTTTGAAAAAACCAATTCCTGTAGGTCATATCTTAAGTTTGAGCCATGCTACTATTTTTTACTTTTTCAGCAGCCTACACGAGTCCAGTGTTACCAAGAAGGTTTGTAATATTGGGAGGTGCCAGCGTGTGTTAAGTCAGTTGGCTCACTCGTCTCTTGCTCTCAACCATATTATTCGACTACTTGTTGAAGGTGTGTTCAGGCCCGAGTGTGCTCATCTTTTTGGTGCACAGAAAGAAGCTCACCTTGATTTCAAGAACATTCCAGGAGAAATGTTGATCCAAGCCAATAGACAATTTAACTCATGGGTGAAAGTTCCACAATCTCACACTAGTATCTTTCACATGGGTATTATTGGAAATGGAAGGCctgtacaacaccaccagtacactacTCTCCCACCTGATATAGTGAGACTTCACACCCAGCTCCTGCTTAATACTCTTAGTATTTGCTGTTCTTCTCAAGGCAATGGCGAAGGAGCTTCAACTGTTGCTCTTCTTTTAGTAGAGCTAATATCACCAGATATCATGTTCAATGGGTTTCCTTGGCCAGAAGAGTATATCAAATTTACTTTTGAGAGAGATCTGGCCATTAAGAAAACTTTTGAAGATTTTCCTATAGCATGGTCCCTTCTGGAATTTGTGGCCACTTACCGTGCTGCCCTTAGTTACTGCTCTGTTCTTGTCCGAGCACTAACAGCTGCTCTTACTGCATTTTGGAATACTTGTCCCCTTTCTAGAGCCAAGCAAGCTCCAGAGGCTCTGTATGCTACACGATACCTTCTCGATGTAATGGTTACAGCCCAGTTCTTGCCGGGTCCATTGGGAGTGTTGCCACAGATGGTTGACAACTTGGCACCATTTGAGTTAGTATGTATACTTCAGGATGTATGGATGTACATGCGTGACCACACTCCCTCTCCAGATCGATGGCTTGAGTTACCTTCTGGGCACCACCAACGTACTTCTGATCCTCCTATGGGTTCATGCTATACGGAGCGTATTCAACGTATTATTCAGTCAAATGTGGCAACATTAGGTCATCTCATGACTTTTATGGTGAATGCAGGAGTGTGA